One region of Bactrocera neohumeralis isolate Rockhampton chromosome 5, APGP_CSIRO_Bneo_wtdbg2-racon-allhic-juicebox.fasta_v2, whole genome shotgun sequence genomic DNA includes:
- the LOC126758200 gene encoding uncharacterized protein LOC126758200: MAYHFSANQFEKAYSAKRLCNWELPKWYPPKPRAHKQPTKIIAGNNGHLLCSADRSDKNPWGYFRSTYELPRKITRKFADEYNECLIRKYKWRNFPRKKTVCGKKDEPPKCEDKCETVRSIFSPGEKGIGKCAKGQDKKRSDLEYVPGDFTPYEHQHPSRDQLLQQKYERDNNIEPELPLNKLLLGDHLCQSVKPDVTLTRPVILPLTRVSSPTANAAHTSQLELTAPTEPQIDPMPQVQTETSLLPQTAALTDSVGPSLEYFKQKFGYQNPDSPALQNLEQTMPLKSITAKPNERSPSPIIPPYANFELAKRMHHDNLDHQPLPDCVVDMAFRKRQITGEHPGLALDIAPFATGVGIRTHNAGPTHCTKMKVFRPRTCGVVPKAYAGDLSRAISSAQPDKPMTAMDLAIGWDYRPSNPADEPRRPPHIDGSDDTAGPAVFNYVKTPRDEPATDLGRSAGVFNSTLGETGFFDKDIMRRKSDFGGRAIERDTDCPCSTEDCMVRAPPPRARSVTRDCAMPSNRLSKHYQSSPNIMAEGYRALRQKYLGGSGGSIAASCEALVPERGCRRSKQNIGAPGFLSRARSRLCHKVAPEPPRCYHAAPPRAICKAPFRVGVPKYNAAGHFISTDSGCSLESHNASRVLVVPRQRDPYAKRNYDIDTLVPPFRCFGGGAGEGGYPEHWRLASVYQHAYKPLEQRRRPLLQTVYK, encoded by the exons ATGGCGTATCATTTTAGTGCTAATCAG TTCGAGAAGGCTTACAGCGCGAAACGTCTATGCAATTGGGAGTTGCCGAAGTGGTATCCACCAAAACCGCGCGCCCATAAGCAACCGACGAAAATAATCGCTGGCAATAACGGACATTTGCTGTGCAGCGCTGATCG TTCGGATAAGAATCCTTGGGGCTACTTTCGCAGCACTTACGAGCTACCACGTAAAATAACTCGTAAATTTGCCGACGAATACAACGAGTGTCTGATCAGAAAATATAAATGGCGCAATTTCCCACGCAAAAAGACTGTTTGCGGGAAAAAAGATGAGCCACCGAAATGCGAAGATAAATGCGAAACCGTCAGAAGTATTTTCAGTCCAGGTGAGAAAGGCATTGGAAAGTGCGCTAAGGGTCAAGATAAAAAA CGTTCCGATTTAGAATACGTGCCAGGTGATTTTACGCCATACGAACATCAACACCCCTCACGTGACCAGTTGTTGCAACAAAAGTACGAACGCGACAATAACATAGAACCGGAACTGCCACTGAATAAGCTGCTACTTGGCGACCACCTTTGTCAATCGGTTAAGCCGGACGTTACCCTTACTCGTCCCGTGATACTACCGCTGACGCGTGTCTCTTCGCCAACCGCGAACGCTGCTCATACTTCCCAGCTGGAACTCACTGCACCGACGGAACCTCAAATTGACCCAATGCCACAAGTGCAGACGGAGACATCGTTATTGCCGCAAACAGCTGCTCTGACGGATTCTGTTGGACCAAGTTTGGAAtactttaaacaaaaattcgGTTATCAAAACCCCGATTCACCTGCGCTACAAAATCTTGAGCAAACAATGCCACTTAAATCAATTACAGCGAAACCCAACGAGCGTTCGCCGTCACCTATCATTCCGCCCTACGCTAATTTCGAATTAGCTAAGCGCATGCATCATGACAATTTGGACCATCAACCGTTGCCGGATTGTGTGGTGGACATGGCGTTCCGCAAGCGGCAAATTACTGGTGAGCATCCCGGCTTAGCGCTGGATATTGCTCCCTTTGCCACGGGTGTTGGCATAAGAACGCATAATGCTGGCCCCACACATTGTACGAAAATGAAGGTATTTCGCCCACGCACCTGTGGCGTCGTGCCCAAAGCTTATGCTGGTGACTTATCACGTGCAATTTCCTCAGCGCAGCCCGATAAACCAATGACAGCTATGGATTTGGCCATTGGTTGGGATTATAGACCCAGCAATCCAGCGGATGAACCGCGTCGGCCACCACATATTGACGGTTCGGACGATACCGCCGGTCCTGCTGTGTTCAATTACGTAAAAACACCGCGCGATGAACCCGCTACAGATCTAGGACGCTCGGCGGGTGTATTCAATAGTACGCTCGGCGAAACGGGCTTTTTCGATAAGGATATAATGCGCCGCAAATCAGATTTTGGCGGTCGCGCAATTGAACGCGACACGGACTGTCCCTGCAGCACCGAAGATTGTATGGTACGCGCGCCACCGCCACGTGCGCGTAGTGTAACTCGTGATTGTGCGATGCCTTCAAATCGGTTGAGCAAGCATTATCAATCTTCACCTAACATCATGGCTGAGGGATACCGCGCATTGCGCCAAAAATATCTCGGCGGCAGTGGTGGTAGTATAGCAGCTTCGTGTGAGGCTCTTGTACCCGAACGTGGCTGTAGAcgttcaaaacaaaatatcggTGCGCCAGGTTTTCTAAGCCGAGCGCGTTCAAGACTATGTCACAAGGTTGCACCCGAACCACCGCGCTGTTACCACGCAGCGCCGCCGCGTGCCATCTGTAAAGCACCATTTCGTGTTGGTGTGCCCAAATACAATGCAGCGGGACATTTTATTAGCACGGACAGCGGCTGCAGTTTGGAATCACATAATGCCAGTCGTGTGCTGGTGGTGCCGCGTCAACGTGATCCCTACGCAAAACGGAATTACGATATTGATACGTTGGTGCCACCGTTTCGTTGTTTTGGCGGTGGCGCCGGAGAGGGCGGCTACCCAGAACATTGGCGTTTGGCCAGCGTATATCAACATGCTTATAAACCTCTCGAGCAGCGACGCAGGCCGCTACTACAAACAGTTTACAAGTAA
- the LOC126758212 gene encoding carnosine N-methyltransferase isoform X1, with protein sequence MSDTQQSSGSRKPSSTNTSDSKLATDPPMLNLEEAEEDRKHMQKIIAALRYYQKYCYARVNKTESYLNSLPKRHQDMLVKYRNHLRVIRDCIDENQKVIKKMLRDNVGFMDMGGSEYLAQQDSDGHTTKIRHQDMEHATEQADVEPFKILKAQSTLKLIARDWSAACAEEREQSYKPIIDAVEEFFKPGEFALNEVKILVPGAGLGRLTYELACRGYECEGNEFSYFMLIASYFVLNLCTEENKYTLYPWVHQYVNNLRMADQVAPIRFPDICPAKNPPKGNIMIAAGDFLEVYKTPNCYDCVATCFFIDCGNNIVDFIEAIFRILKPGGIWVNLGPLLYHFSDIQGENSIEPTFENLELIIKMVGFEFLRSQTGVRTKYAQNPQSMLKSEYESLFWVCRKPENARDNTDDLSQRDDDVEESGGSSTSNPNNHYVDIYSNGYKNAYQHQ encoded by the exons ATGAGTGATACTCAACAGTCGTCAGGCTCAAGAAAGCCCTCTTCCACTAATACAAGCGACAGTAAACTTGCCACCGATCCGCCAATGCTCAATCTTGAAGAGGCGGAGGAAGATCGCAAGcatatgcaaaaaattatagCGGCCTTGCGTTATTATca aaaatattgcTATGCGCGCGTGAACAAGACTGAAAGCTACCTCAATAGTCTTCCCAAACGTCATCAGGACATGTTGGTTAAATATCGCAATCATTTGCGTGTGATAAGAGACTGCATTGATGAAAATCAAAAGGTTATTAAGAAAATGCTGCGTGACAATGTCGGATTTATGGATATGGGCGGATCCGAGTATTTAGCACAACAAGACAGTGATGGCCATACTACAAAAATAAGGCATCAAGATATGGAACAT GCAACAGAGCAAGCTGATGTTgaaccttttaaaattttaaaggccCAATCgacattaaagttaattgcgCGCGATTGGAGTGCAGCCTGCGCAGAGGAACGTGAGCAGTCATACAAACCAATCATCGACGCCGTTGAGGAATTCTTTAAGCCTGGCGAATT CGCACTCAATGAGGTAAAAATTCTTGTGCCTGGCGCCGGACTTGGTCGTCTCACCTACGAGCTTGCTTGCCGCGGCTATGAATGCGAGGGCAatgaattttcatatttcatgttaATTGCCTCATACTTTGTCTTGAATCT TTGCACtgaggaaaataaatatacactttaCCCCTGGGTGCATCagtatgtaaataatttgcGTATGGCCGACCAGGTGGCGCCAATACGGTTTCCTGATATTTGTCCGGCAAAGAATCCACCAAAGGGCAATATAATGATAGCGGCTGGCGATTTCTTGGAG GTCTACAAAACGCCAAACTGCTATGATTGTGTCGCGACATGCTTCTTTATTGACTGTGGCAATAATATTGTGGACTTCATTGAAGCTATTTTTAG aaTATTAAAACCCGGCGGTATTTGGGTAAATTTAGGTCCACTACTCTACCACTTCAGCGATATACAAGGGGAAAATAGTATTGAACCAACTTTCGAGAACCTGGAGTTAATCATAAAAATGGTTGGTTTTGAGTTTCTGCGTTCCCAGACTGGTGTGCGTACCAAGTACGCACAGAATCCCCAGTCTATGCTAAAAAGTGAATACGAAAGCTTGTTTTGGGTTTGTCGAAAGCCCGAAAATGCGCGTGACAATACAGACGATTTGTCGCAACGCGACGATGATGTAGAGGAGTCCGGCGGTAGCAGCACTAGCAACCCAAATAATCACTATGTTGATATATACAGCAATGGCTATAAGAATGCTTACCAACATCAATAG
- the LOC126758220 gene encoding 39S ribosomal protein L30, mitochondrial — MDLHKFLQPATLTAQIVRAYGKHNKKFLYKDGKKYGKIIYYPINPEHEDPPIEPAKLFRVQRVKPVKGNPFWEKRILKDLGLDGKQSDFTVVKNIPDVNAMLWKVKHLIKVTPITFPYGEPTANDLKHTVLKENGECIVTKEIGPVVERLEAAEAFESDPKRLDTDLLKRDARMKWLNPW; from the exons atggatttacataaatttttacaaccCGCTACTTTAACAGCACAAATAGTTCGAGCTTATGGCAAACACAATAAGAAGTTCTTATATAAAGatggaaaaaaatatggcaaaatcATTTATTATCCAAT AAACCCTGAACATGAAGACCCACCAATTGAACCAGCAAAGCTTTTCCGTGTTCAACGTGTGAAACCCGTCAAGGGTAACCCCTTTTGGGAGAAGCGTATTTTAAAGGATCTTGGGCTTGATGGGAAACAGAGTGATTTCACTgtagtaaaaaatataccagATGTAAATGCTATGTTGTGGAAAGTAAAGCATTTGATAAAAGTCACCCCCATCACATTTCCATATGGTGAACCCACAGCGAACGATCTTAAACACACCGTTCTCAAGGAAAATGGAGAATGTATTGTTACGAAGGAAATAGGTCCTGTTGTTGAACGTTTAGAAGCAGCCGAAGCATTTGAATCAGACCCCAAACGTTTAGACACAGATTTATTAAAACGTGATGCTCGAATGAAATGGCTGAACCCATGGTaa
- the LOC126758213 gene encoding torsin-like protein yields MHFTQIFYISLYLLAVSFKDVICFFDPVSLTIGAGVGLGALTGYGFLKDQTYCRLTECCNERSIPGDVYKLRKMIQNRLFGQHIVKQQLISALEAHLNPRSSSRKPLVMSFHGTPGTGKNFVADMIAETLFEKGVKSRFVHKYMGRLDFPLQKNVESYNERIYYDVVTGIRDCPRSLFIFDEVDKMPAGVFESLASLVDYNALPDKLDGSKAIFIFLSNLAGVQISDQLAKMLKNGVLRENIKLSSFEQILEKAAYNLEGGLKRAGLIEQHVIDHFIPFLPLEKQHVHQCISAEFFKWERRPEKQKIEDMLKEVITYDRVHGLFSTTGCKTIEKKVATEVWIEKRLT; encoded by the exons ATGCATTttactcaaatattttatatatcctTATACCTTTTGGCTGTAAGTTTTAAAGATGTTATCTGTTTTTTTGACCCGGTATCTTTAACCATTGGAGCCGGTGTTGGTCTCGGCGCACTAACTGGATATGGTTTTCTCAAAGATCAAACCTATTGCCGATTAACTGAGTGTTGCAATGAACGTAGTATACCGGGGGATGTTTATA aACTCAGAAAAATGATACAAAACCGATTATTTGGTCAACACATTGTTAAACAGCAATTGATATCAGCGTTAGAGGCGCATTTAAATCCTCGAAGTTCTTCACGAAAGCCACTGGTAATGAGTTTTCATGGTACACCGGGAACTGGTAAAAATTTTGTGGCTGATATGATTGCGGAGACGCTGTTTGAGAAGGGGGTAAAAAGTCggtttgtacataaatatatgggAAGACTGGATTTCCCAttgcaaaaaaatgttgaaagttATAAT GAACGTATTTATTATGATGTGGTGACGGGCATTAGAGATTGTCCCcgttcattatttatttttgatgaagTGGACAAAATGCCTGCCGGTGTCTTTGAATCGCTAGCATCCTTGGTGGACTATAATGCACTTCCTGACAAATTAGATGGCTCCAAAGCTATattcatttttctttcaaatttagCAGGTGTACAAATATCTGATCAACTGGCAAAAATGTTAAAGAATGGTGTATTACGCGAAAATATTAAGTTAAGCTCTTTCGAACAAATACTAGAAAAAGCTGCCTATAATTTAGAAGGTGGCTTAAAAAGAGCTGGTTTAATAGAGCAACATGTAATCGATCATTTCATTCCATTTTTGCCACTTGAAAAGCAGCATGTCCACCAGTGCATATCagcagaattttttaaatgggAACGACGCCCAGAAAAGCAAAAGATAGA ggATATGCTTAAAGAAGTGATTACGTATGATCGCGTGCATGGACTTTTTTCCACAACAGGCTGTAAAACCATCGAGAAAAAAGTAGCAACAGAAGTTTGGATTGAAAAACGTTTGACTTAA
- the LOC126758215 gene encoding protein KTI12 homolog, whose translation MPMIVISGLPSSGKTTRAKELQKFFSDKGKKVHFISENISIANAGFAKNEYFADSQKEKQVRSDIKSEALRLLNKDDVVVVDAGNYIKGYRYELFCATKAARSTQCTLFCGIQEARAWEFNQQRTGEDLVPSGTNNITDNSNMPYTREIFDALCMRFEEPHGNCRWDSPLFVVFPDDILELEAIHGALYESKPLPPNQSTQNPPLSATNYLFELDKLTQQIIADVLAARKIGNTGPVPVKGSQVKVEVPAGVNAIQLNRLRRQFLNYTKLHHATTSTLDKVPQLFVQFLNSNCNE comes from the exons ATGCCTATGATAGTAATATCTGGTTTACCGTCCAGCGGTAAAACAACTCGTGCTAAAGAGCTGCAAAAATTTTTCTCTGATAAAGGCAAGAAGGTGCACTTCATCTCAGAGAATATTTCGATAGCCAATGCAGGTTTtgcaaaaaatgaatatttcgCAGATTCTCAAAAGGAAAAGCAAGTGCGTAGCGATATCAAGTCCGAAGCGCTACGATTGCTTAATAAGGACGACGTAGTAGTGGTGGATGCTGGCAATTACATAAAAG GCTATCGCTATGAGCTTTTCTGTGCAACAAAAGCTGCACGCAGTACGCAATGCACACTTTTCTGCGGCATACAAGAGGCGCGTGCCTGGGAGTTCAATCAACAACGAACAGGTGAAGATTTGGTGCCAAGCGGCACAAACAATATTACAGACAACTCTAATATGCCTTATACGCGCGAAATTTTCGATGCGCTGTGTATGCGTTTTGAAGAGCCACACGGCAATTGTCGTTGGGATAGTCCACTATTTGTAGTGTTTCCAGACGATATACTTGAACTTGAAGCCATCCATGGTGCGCTCTATGAATCAAAACCATTACCCCCGAATCAAAGCACGCAGAAT CCGCCACTAAGTGCTACGAATTACCTCTTTGAGCTGGACAAGTTAACGCAACAAATTATAGCGGACGTGTTGGCTGCGCGTAAAATCGGTAATACAGGTCCCGTGCCGGTCAAAGGTAGTCAGGTGAAAGTGGAAGTGCCGGCAGGCGTGAATGCTATACAGCTTAATCGTTTGCGTAGACAATTTCTCAATTATACCAAATTGCACCATGCCACCACAAGCACTTTAGATAAAGTGCCGCAATTATTCGTGCAGTTCCTCAACTCTAATTGTAATGAATAG
- the LOC126758210 gene encoding histone-lysine N-methyltransferase SMYD3, with amino-acid sequence MPTFLRTQEFDKLLVAFRSAELLAPNALKATSDIQRTGKCNKQANSSMKQNVPNGKAIKRGDRLLTEKPFAFVLQARYRKERCDNCLQSCKVLKCANCQYVYYCSRDCQMQGWVLHKIECPFLKRIYPRNVPDAARMLCKLIIKLDKGGDLVRGYYTETCSRRFRDMMSHYAEIKNDARRLEHLESLYGVLQEMMGDSVIVPNLTELTSIYGRLITNGFSILDPEMNSIATAIYLGVSVTDHSCKPNAVATFEGTTLHIHAIEDIECLDWSKIFISYIDLLNTPAQRRAELQANYYFFCICAKCTNTAETHEMLAAACANKNCNEFLDINLNNCPRCDAGVSPKHRNAYNEAMTITKTHLEHMKDIAYLDVCKLCLAKQKGYLHPLNVWHLKTLDAAFEAAIDVSKWEEALEFGKELVPGFRKYYGDWHPLLGMLHLKIGKIQLYKCQLAEAINNLKEAQKILQVTHGHDHSLLREQLKPMLAQALAESL; translated from the exons ATGCCAACTTTTCTACGCACCCAAGAGTTTGACAAGCTCTTAGTCGCTTTTCGCAGCGCAGAGCTGCTGGCGCCAAACGCTTTGAAAGCTACTTCCGATATCCAACGCACTGGGAAGTGTAATAAACAGGCGAACAGCAGTATGAAGCAAAATGTACCAAATGGCAAAGCCATTAAACGTGGCGATCGCCTACTTACCGAAAAACCATTTGCATTCGTGCTGCAAGCCAGATATCGTAAAGAGCGTTGCGACAACTGCTTGCAATC CTGCAAGGTGCTGAAATGTGCCAACTGCCAATATGTGTACTACTGTAGTCGTGACTGCCAGATGCAAGGTTGGGTGCTGCATAAAATCGAATGTCCATTCCTAAAGCGCATTTATCCACGTAATGTGCCCGATGCTGCCCGCATGCTTTGTAAACTAATCATAAAATTAGATAAAGGAGGTGATCTGGTACGTGGTTATTACACAGAAACTTGCTCCCGACGCTTTCGTGATATGATGTCAC ATTATGCTGAAATAAAGAATGATGCACGACGCCTAGAGCATTTAGAGTCTTTATATGGAGTACTGCAGGAAATGATGGGTGACAGTGTTATCGTGCCAAATCTAACGGAATTGACAAGTATCTATGGCAGG ttaataACGAATGGCTTCAGCATACTCGATCCTGAAATGAATTCAATTGCCACTGCAATTTATCTTGGCGTCTCGGTAACAGATCATAGTTGCAAACCAAATGCGGTTGCTACTTTTGAAGGTACTACGCTGCATATACATGCAATCGAAGATATCGAATGTTTGGATTGGTCCAAG ATCTTTATCAGCTATATAGATTTATTGAACACGCCGGCACAACGACGCGCTGAACTGCAAGCAAATTACTATTTCTTTTGTATATGTGCGAAATGCACAAATACAGCGGAGACGCATGAAATGCTTGCAGCTGCTTGCGCCAATAAAAATTGTAACGAATTTTTGGATATAAATCTCAATAATTGCCCACGCTGTGACGCTGGCGTCAGTCCGAAACACCGTAATGCCTACAACGAGGCAATGACAATCACGAAAACACATTTGGAGCATATGAAGGATATCGCCT ATCTGGATGTGTGCAAATTATGCCTTGCCAAGCAAAAAGGGTACTTGCATCCACTAAATGTTTGGCATTTAAAGACATTAGACGCGGCCTTTGAAGCCGCTATCGATGTTTCTAAGTGGGAAGAAGCTTTAGAGTTTGGCAAGGAGCTCGTACCAGGTTTTCG CAAATATTATGGCGACTGGCATCCACTATTGGGTATGCTTCatttgaaaattggaaaaattcaatTGTATAAATGTCAGCTAGCAGAGGCAATAAACAATTTGAAGGAGgcgcaaaaaatattacaagtaACGCATGGTCATGATCATAGCCTGCTGCGTGAGCAATTAAAGCCTATGCTAGCCCAGGCCTTAGCTGAAagtttgtaa
- the LOC126758212 gene encoding carnosine N-methyltransferase isoform X2, translating to MSDTQQSSGSRKPSSTNTSDSKLATDPPMLNLEEAEEDRKHMQKIIAALRYYQKYCYARVNKTESYLNSLPKRHQDMLVKYRNHLRVIRDCIDENQKVIKKMLRDNVGFMDMGGSEYLAQQDSDGHTTKIRHQDMEHAQSTLKLIARDWSAACAEEREQSYKPIIDAVEEFFKPGEFALNEVKILVPGAGLGRLTYELACRGYECEGNEFSYFMLIASYFVLNLCTEENKYTLYPWVHQYVNNLRMADQVAPIRFPDICPAKNPPKGNIMIAAGDFLEVYKTPNCYDCVATCFFIDCGNNIVDFIEAIFRILKPGGIWVNLGPLLYHFSDIQGENSIEPTFENLELIIKMVGFEFLRSQTGVRTKYAQNPQSMLKSEYESLFWVCRKPENARDNTDDLSQRDDDVEESGGSSTSNPNNHYVDIYSNGYKNAYQHQ from the exons ATGAGTGATACTCAACAGTCGTCAGGCTCAAGAAAGCCCTCTTCCACTAATACAAGCGACAGTAAACTTGCCACCGATCCGCCAATGCTCAATCTTGAAGAGGCGGAGGAAGATCGCAAGcatatgcaaaaaattatagCGGCCTTGCGTTATTATca aaaatattgcTATGCGCGCGTGAACAAGACTGAAAGCTACCTCAATAGTCTTCCCAAACGTCATCAGGACATGTTGGTTAAATATCGCAATCATTTGCGTGTGATAAGAGACTGCATTGATGAAAATCAAAAGGTTATTAAGAAAATGCTGCGTGACAATGTCGGATTTATGGATATGGGCGGATCCGAGTATTTAGCACAACAAGACAGTGATGGCCATACTACAAAAATAAGGCATCAAGATATGGAACAT gccCAATCgacattaaagttaattgcgCGCGATTGGAGTGCAGCCTGCGCAGAGGAACGTGAGCAGTCATACAAACCAATCATCGACGCCGTTGAGGAATTCTTTAAGCCTGGCGAATT CGCACTCAATGAGGTAAAAATTCTTGTGCCTGGCGCCGGACTTGGTCGTCTCACCTACGAGCTTGCTTGCCGCGGCTATGAATGCGAGGGCAatgaattttcatatttcatgttaATTGCCTCATACTTTGTCTTGAATCT TTGCACtgaggaaaataaatatacactttaCCCCTGGGTGCATCagtatgtaaataatttgcGTATGGCCGACCAGGTGGCGCCAATACGGTTTCCTGATATTTGTCCGGCAAAGAATCCACCAAAGGGCAATATAATGATAGCGGCTGGCGATTTCTTGGAG GTCTACAAAACGCCAAACTGCTATGATTGTGTCGCGACATGCTTCTTTATTGACTGTGGCAATAATATTGTGGACTTCATTGAAGCTATTTTTAG aaTATTAAAACCCGGCGGTATTTGGGTAAATTTAGGTCCACTACTCTACCACTTCAGCGATATACAAGGGGAAAATAGTATTGAACCAACTTTCGAGAACCTGGAGTTAATCATAAAAATGGTTGGTTTTGAGTTTCTGCGTTCCCAGACTGGTGTGCGTACCAAGTACGCACAGAATCCCCAGTCTATGCTAAAAAGTGAATACGAAAGCTTGTTTTGGGTTTGTCGAAAGCCCGAAAATGCGCGTGACAATACAGACGATTTGTCGCAACGCGACGATGATGTAGAGGAGTCCGGCGGTAGCAGCACTAGCAACCCAAATAATCACTATGTTGATATATACAGCAATGGCTATAAGAATGCTTACCAACATCAATAG
- the LOC126758211 gene encoding protein SMG9: MSDGKRRRYRRVKQTEDKRPIILAKRNVEEDSAGRRNGEAEMQPKILLKSRAEMRDDAEVAETSANASTAPLKTMIVTRSEVAQSPGLSGVSPVTTKEQLHQQTQQANVSGNDVNSATNVHIIEPLPQMTRPATVISSTGAINASTRKLLMKGNTDFLVVGVVGTQGVGKSTIMNILANDDTNYDYYLKLFVEEDSFFPTKLKPHKCSARSRTESTHMFITGDRLILLDSPPVMCNSYRKDMTTNELDDLRQIISFLSVCHLLIVVQDDYFNMNFIRLLQFAEIMKPTQDNKPFVSNYFPNVLFVKNRAKRQDFTTSQKERMDRMLRALFKDSQLRIYKGQTAEQQKQKKTRPTEGERQINTFLLPEVDENHDNSTFHKPLREIIDEFRSLVFMTPRTDMYTGASELTEAIWFELLTKLTQDTQQFFNTYEEIQRKHLEIGNVHIGSQGNSAKDTHENWREQ, translated from the exons ATGTCGGACGGGAAGCGCAGACGGTATCGCAGAGTTAAG CAAACTGAGGATAAACGTCCTATAATATTAGCCAAACGAAATGTGGAAGAAGATTCAGCAGGACGTCGAAATGGTGAAGCGGAAATGCAaccaaaaatattacttaaatcTCGCGCTGAAATGAGAGATGATGCAGAAGTGGCAGAGACTTCTGCAAATGCAAGTACAGCGCCACTAAAAACAATGATTGTCACACGTAGTGAAGTAGCGCAAAGTCCGGGCTTAAGTGGTGTGAGTCCAGTTACAACTAAAGAGCAGTTGCACCAGCAAACACAACAAGCAAATGTGTCTGGGAATGATGTAAATTCGGCAACTAATGTGCATATAATTGAGCCGCTGCCACAAATGACACGTCCTGCAACTGTCATATCTTCAACTGGTGCAATAAATGCTAGTACGCGCAAATTACTTATGAAAGGAAATACGGACTTTTTAGTAGTTGGTGTGGTGGGTACGCAAGGTGTTGGCAAATCCACtataatgaatattttagcCAACGATGATACAAACTACGATTACTACCTCAAACTGTTTGTGGAAGAGGATAGCTTCTTTCCAACAAAATTAAAGCCACATAAGTGTTCGGCGCGTTCACGCACCGAATCCACACATATGTTTATAACCGGAGATCGTTTGATATTGCTTGATAGCCCGCCGGTGATGTGCAATTCTTACCGTAAGGATATGACCACAAATGAATTGGATGATTTACGTCAGATAATAAGTTTTCTATCAGTGTGTCATTTGTTGATTGTGGTGCAAGACGActattttaatatgaattttatacGATTATTGCAATTTGCCGAAATTATGAAGCCAACACAAGATAATAAACCATTTGTAAGCAATTACTTTCCTAATGTGCTATTTGTAAAGAATCGTGCTAAACGTCAGGATTTCACAACAAGTCAGAAAGAACGTATGGATCGTATGTTGCGCGCTTTGTTTAAGGATTCGCAATTGCGTATATATAAGGGACAAACGGCCgagcagcaaaagcaaaagaaaacacGTCCAACGGAGGGAGAGCGGCAAATAAACACATTCTTATTGCCTGAAGTAGACG AAAATCATGACAACTCAACGTTTCACAAACCGCTGCGCGAAATCATTGACGAATTTCGTTCACTAGTCTTCATGACGCCACGCACTGATATGTATACCGGCGCTAGCGAGCTAACTGAAGCTATTTGGTTTGAGCTGCTCACAAAATTGACACAGGACACACAACAATTCTTTAACACCTATGAAGAAATTCAACGCAAACATTTAGAGATAGGCAATGTTCATATTggcagtcaaggtaatagtgcTAAGGATACGCACGAAAACTGGAGAgaacaataa